Proteins encoded within one genomic window of Panicum virgatum strain AP13 chromosome 1N, P.virgatum_v5, whole genome shotgun sequence:
- the LOC120655386 gene encoding uncharacterized protein LOC120655386 isoform X2, with product MPQCMVNGHFVQNLFCKTELCAELWKEEKTKEWHIRATSKQARLKHCATRKANASASVRILLSAYREAMRLGRKSPDDVVLNNMSSRSHAQYMSTVVCGDLPKALSTQGKRGWATIFSLQNKSGVTKPFAAECRENFMENEMEEGEPMIYHLAPPSSSPLDNGPIFQLIR from the exons ATGCCTCAATGCATGGTAAACGGGCACTTTGTGCAGAATTTATTCTGTAAGACTGAACTTTGTGCAGAATTATGGAAGGAAGAAAAGACAAAAGAATGGCATATCAGAGCAACCAGTAAGCAAGCACGATTG AAGCATTGTGCTACAAGAAAAGCAAATGCATCTGCCTCAGTACGAATTTTGTTATCAG CTTACCGAGAAGCAATGCGTCTGGGCAGGAAGTCCCCCGATGATGTGGTGCTCAACAACATGTCTTCCAGGAGTCATGCACAG TACATGTCCACCGTTGTCTGTGGTGATCTACCTAAGGCTCTAAGCACTCAAGGCAAGAGAGGTTGGGCTACCATATTTTCACTTCAGAATAAATCAG GGGTGACAAAGCCTTTTGCAGCAGAGTGCAGGGAGAATTTCATGGAAAATGAGATGGAAGAAGGTGAACCCATGATATATCATCTTGCACCTCCGAGCAGTTCACCTTTGGACAATGGTCCTATTTTCCAACTGATCCGTTGA
- the LOC120655386 gene encoding uncharacterized protein LOC120655386 isoform X1 yields the protein MIRTTMNFLSTCKVTARVVLHGSRAAAVRGMPQCMVNGHFVQNLFCKTELCAELWKEEKTKEWHIRATSKQARLKHCATRKANASASVRILLSAYREAMRLGRKSPDDVVLNNMSSRSHAQYMSTVVCGDLPKALSTQGKRGWATIFSLQNKSGVTKPFAAECRENFMENEMEEGEPMIYHLAPPSSSPLDNGPIFQLIR from the exons ATGATAAGGACAACAATGAATTTTTTAAGTACTTGCAAG GTGACAGCGAGGGTAGTGCTGCACGGCAGCAGAGCAGCGGCGGTGAGGGGAATGCCTCAATGCATGGTAAACGGGCACTTTGTGCAGAATTTATTCTGTAAGACTGAACTTTGTGCAGAATTATGGAAGGAAGAAAAGACAAAAGAATGGCATATCAGAGCAACCAGTAAGCAAGCACGATTG AAGCATTGTGCTACAAGAAAAGCAAATGCATCTGCCTCAGTACGAATTTTGTTATCAG CTTACCGAGAAGCAATGCGTCTGGGCAGGAAGTCCCCCGATGATGTGGTGCTCAACAACATGTCTTCCAGGAGTCATGCACAG TACATGTCCACCGTTGTCTGTGGTGATCTACCTAAGGCTCTAAGCACTCAAGGCAAGAGAGGTTGGGCTACCATATTTTCACTTCAGAATAAATCAG GGGTGACAAAGCCTTTTGCAGCAGAGTGCAGGGAGAATTTCATGGAAAATGAGATGGAAGAAGGTGAACCCATGATATATCATCTTGCACCTCCGAGCAGTTCACCTTTGGACAATGGTCCTATTTTCCAACTGATCCGTTGA
- the LOC120655386 gene encoding uncharacterized protein LOC120655386 isoform X4, with amino-acid sequence MIRTTMNFLSTCKVTARVVLHGSRAAAVRGMPQCMVNGHFVQNLFCKTELCAELWKEEKTKEWHIRATSKQARLKHCATRKANASASVRILLSAYREAMRLGRKSPDDVVLNNMSSRSHAQYMSTVVCGDLPKALSTQGKRGWATIFSLQNKSETHGKD; translated from the exons ATGATAAGGACAACAATGAATTTTTTAAGTACTTGCAAG GTGACAGCGAGGGTAGTGCTGCACGGCAGCAGAGCAGCGGCGGTGAGGGGAATGCCTCAATGCATGGTAAACGGGCACTTTGTGCAGAATTTATTCTGTAAGACTGAACTTTGTGCAGAATTATGGAAGGAAGAAAAGACAAAAGAATGGCATATCAGAGCAACCAGTAAGCAAGCACGATTG AAGCATTGTGCTACAAGAAAAGCAAATGCATCTGCCTCAGTACGAATTTTGTTATCAG CTTACCGAGAAGCAATGCGTCTGGGCAGGAAGTCCCCCGATGATGTGGTGCTCAACAACATGTCTTCCAGGAGTCATGCACAG TACATGTCCACCGTTGTCTGTGGTGATCTACCTAAGGCTCTAAGCACTCAAGGCAAGAGAGGTTGGGCTACCATATTTTCACTTCAGAATAAATCAG AAACACATGGCAAAGACTGA
- the LOC120655386 gene encoding uncharacterized protein LOC120655386 isoform X3: MIRTTMNFLSTCKVTARVVLHGSRAAAVRGMPQCMVNGHFVQNLFCKTELCAELWKEEKTKEWHIRATSKQARLKHCATRKANASASVRILLSAYREAMRLGRKSPDDVVLNNMSSRSHAQYMSTVVCGDLPKALSTQGKRGWATIFSLQNKSGALAFPGFYV; this comes from the exons ATGATAAGGACAACAATGAATTTTTTAAGTACTTGCAAG GTGACAGCGAGGGTAGTGCTGCACGGCAGCAGAGCAGCGGCGGTGAGGGGAATGCCTCAATGCATGGTAAACGGGCACTTTGTGCAGAATTTATTCTGTAAGACTGAACTTTGTGCAGAATTATGGAAGGAAGAAAAGACAAAAGAATGGCATATCAGAGCAACCAGTAAGCAAGCACGATTG AAGCATTGTGCTACAAGAAAAGCAAATGCATCTGCCTCAGTACGAATTTTGTTATCAG CTTACCGAGAAGCAATGCGTCTGGGCAGGAAGTCCCCCGATGATGTGGTGCTCAACAACATGTCTTCCAGGAGTCATGCACAG TACATGTCCACCGTTGTCTGTGGTGATCTACCTAAGGCTCTAAGCACTCAAGGCAAGAGAGGTTGGGCTACCATATTTTCACTTCAGAATAAATCAG GCGCATTGGCTTTTCCAGGCTTTTATGTGTAA
- the LOC120655386 gene encoding uncharacterized protein LOC120655386 isoform X5: MIRTTMNFLSTCKVTARVVLHGSRAAAVRGMPQCMVNGHFVQNLFCKTELCAELWKEEKTKEWHIRATSKQARLKHCATRKANASASVRILLSAYREAMRLGRKSPDDVVLNNMSSRSHAQYMSTVVCGDLPKALSTQGKRGWATIFSLQNKSGFYV; the protein is encoded by the exons ATGATAAGGACAACAATGAATTTTTTAAGTACTTGCAAG GTGACAGCGAGGGTAGTGCTGCACGGCAGCAGAGCAGCGGCGGTGAGGGGAATGCCTCAATGCATGGTAAACGGGCACTTTGTGCAGAATTTATTCTGTAAGACTGAACTTTGTGCAGAATTATGGAAGGAAGAAAAGACAAAAGAATGGCATATCAGAGCAACCAGTAAGCAAGCACGATTG AAGCATTGTGCTACAAGAAAAGCAAATGCATCTGCCTCAGTACGAATTTTGTTATCAG CTTACCGAGAAGCAATGCGTCTGGGCAGGAAGTCCCCCGATGATGTGGTGCTCAACAACATGTCTTCCAGGAGTCATGCACAG TACATGTCCACCGTTGTCTGTGGTGATCTACCTAAGGCTCTAAGCACTCAAGGCAAGAGAGGTTGGGCTACCATATTTTCACTTCAGAATAAATCAG GCTTTTATGTGTAA